A DNA window from Mucilaginibacter xinganensis contains the following coding sequences:
- the pyrE gene encoding orotate phosphoribosyltransferase, which produces MFNKSEIEQQVAEFLLQIKAIKLQPAKPFTWASGWKSPIYCDNRITLSHPAIRTYIRQQLTSMIQEKFGSVGCIAGVATAGIPQGVLVAQELGLPFIYVRAKAKEHGTGSLIEGDLSLTGKRVVVIEDLISTGKSSLQAVHALRDAGYDVAGLAAIFSYGFDVAADNFKQANCPFYTLSNYGALIKYAGDNQYISDSDVEVLKKWREDPAVWGK; this is translated from the coding sequence ATGTTTAATAAAAGTGAAATAGAGCAGCAGGTTGCTGAATTCCTGCTGCAAATTAAAGCAATTAAATTACAACCTGCCAAACCTTTTACATGGGCCAGCGGTTGGAAATCACCAATTTATTGTGATAACCGCATTACTTTGTCACATCCTGCTATCCGCACCTACATCAGGCAGCAATTAACCTCTATGATCCAGGAAAAATTTGGTTCCGTTGGCTGTATTGCCGGTGTAGCTACAGCGGGCATCCCCCAGGGAGTGCTGGTTGCGCAGGAACTTGGTTTGCCGTTTATATATGTACGTGCCAAAGCAAAAGAACATGGCACCGGCAGCCTTATTGAAGGTGACCTGTCATTAACCGGGAAACGCGTTGTAGTTATTGAGGACCTGATCTCAACCGGGAAAAGCAGCCTGCAGGCTGTTCACGCACTGCGTGATGCCGGTTACGATGTGGCGGGCCTTGCTGCCATTTTTAGCTATGGGTTTGATGTGGCTGCGGATAATTTTAAACAGGCTAACTGCCCGTTCTATACCTTATCAAATTATGGTGCATTGATTAAATATGCCGGCGACAATCAATACATCTCAGACAGCGACGTTGAAGTATTGAAAAAATGGCGCGAAGACCCTGCTGTTTGGGGAAAGTGA
- a CDS encoding SRPBCC family protein has product MTTFESKVTIPQPVNKIFDFLADMNNHQKLMPGDDIQHWKSSYDEASFNIKNTINLSLKIEGRDQNREIKIVPAEKPPFDLQLIWTLLPVNDHTEVVFTISADLNMMMKMVVSGQLKKLAEHETNSLNLLFS; this is encoded by the coding sequence ATGACAACTTTTGAAAGTAAAGTAACCATACCGCAACCGGTAAATAAAATTTTTGATTTTTTGGCTGATATGAACAATCACCAAAAATTAATGCCGGGTGATGATATCCAGCATTGGAAATCAAGCTATGATGAAGCCAGCTTCAACATAAAAAATACGATAAACCTTAGCTTGAAAATTGAAGGCAGGGATCAAAACAGGGAGATAAAAATTGTTCCGGCAGAGAAGCCGCCTTTTGACCTGCAATTGATCTGGACACTGTTACCGGTTAACGATCATACGGAGGTTGTGTTTACCATATCGGCTGATTTAAACATGATGATGAAAATGGTTGTGTCCGGCCAGTTAAAAAAACTTGCCGAACACGAAACCAATAGTTTAAATTTGCTGTTTAGTTAA